Proteins found in one Misgurnus anguillicaudatus chromosome 3, ASM2758022v2, whole genome shotgun sequence genomic segment:
- the LOC129445363 gene encoding uncharacterized protein, whose amino-acid sequence MLHKQTAQTFSCITCGKTLSSQGHLERHERKHTEQKHFTCKRCEINFTTLQEYKRHHSKVHREKKKQYHCEQCDKVYTSLSKLKVHMRTHSEETPTFSLEKHERKHTDQKLFTCRRCELTFTTLRELRLHSKVHRVKKHCEQCGKGYLSSTSLKAHMMTHSGERPFHCSKCDMSFRTRNCLVGHERIHTGEKPYKCPHCEMSFSQKAYLKKHVFLHTNERPYQCSQCDKAFRDSGCLKIHQIIHSEEKLHQCSYCDRRFRRKSNLIDHERIHTGEKPYLCPQCGKRFSYSGTFKVHQRVHTGEKPYPCSVCGKSFTKHCGLVSHRRTHTGERPYKCSLCEKTFTQAVLLRIHLRVHTGEKPYRCSICGERFANVGPFKTHQKKHVQNDLTN is encoded by the coding sequence ATGCTGCACAAACAGACAGCACAAACTttttcctgcatcacctgtggaaagacGTTGAGCTCACAGGgacatttagagagacatgagagaaaacacaccgAACAGAAACACTTCACCTGCAAGAGATGTGAGATTAactttactaccttacaagagtATAAACGTCATCATTCAAAAGTacacagagagaagaagaagcagtATCATTGTGAACAGTGTGATAAAGTTTATACCTCTCTTTCTAAACTGAAAgttcacatgaggacacacagtgaGGAAACACCGACATTCAGCTTAGAGaaacatgagagaaaacacacagatcAGAAACTCTTCACCTGCAGGAGATGTGAGTTGACCTTTACTACTCTAAGAGAGCTGAGACTTCATTCAAAAGTGCACAGAGTAAAGAAGCACTGTGAGCAGTGTGGTAAAGGTTATCTCTCCTCTACTAGTCTGAAAGCTCACATGATGACACACAGCGGTGAAAGACCGTTCCACTGCAGTAAATGTGACATGAGTTTCAGAACCAGGAATTGTCTTGTTGGTCATGAGAGAATTCACACGGGAGAAAAACCGTACaagtgtcctcactgtgagatGAGTTTCAGCCAAAAAGCCTATCTGAAGAAACACGTGTTTTtacacaccaatgagagaccgtatcagtgcagtCAATGTGACAAAGCTTTTAGGGATTCAGGTTGTCTAAAGATACACCAAATAATTCACTCTGAAGAGAAACTCCATCAGTGTTCATACTGTGATAGACGTTTCCGCCGTAAATCTAATCTGATAGACCATGAGAgaattcacaccggagagaaaccttatctcTGTCCTCAATGTGGAAAAAGATTTTCTTATTCAGGTACTTTTaaagttcatcagagagttcacactggagagaaaccttatccgtgcagtgtttgtgggaagagttttactAAACATTGCGGTTTGGTGTCACACCGGAGAACTCATACAGGAGaaagaccttacaaatgctctctgtgTGAGAAGACGTTTACTCAAGCGGTTCTCCTGAGAATCCATctgagagttcacactggagagaaaccttaccgATGCtccatctgtggagagagattcGCTAATGTAGGACCTTTTAAGACTCATCAGAAGAAACATGTTCAAAACGACCTAACCAATTAA
- the LOC129445338 gene encoding uncharacterized protein: MMDVMCCKSVGTDLSMLDIDDFITEISQLKKEVALLETKLRLRGDEGLKREDSELSLTLLCYTESKHTDAQDTTVCDSNQDLQDDESTDQTSTESLDSVCNAGEQQQRLEMCSVKLIDCKNLMMETGRETTEEEDHTDDDEDNHDDEDEEENYDNADDDFIPSDAKSDSCSEGEITSSTSKERRTAQSFSCTTCGKTLSSQGHLKRHERKHTEQKFFTCRRCKISFTTLQEKKLHSEEHREKKKLHCQKSDEKSFHCTECGKYFSTKANLDVHQRIHTGEKPYECPQCKKRFRYKPYLKKHMRIHTNERPYQCSECGKTFTQLYSLQSHQKIHSEEKLHQCSHCDKRFRHKGQLIVHERVHTGEKPYLCYQCGKSFSNPSHFSVHKRVHTGEKPYHCNVCGKSFNVQPHFAKHRRIHTGERLYKCSQCEKTFARSDVLKTHERVHTGEKPYHCLICGERFAYLGSFHSHKKKHTEGQPTLKSSYAKATSTWWLKDHGIPEELDTQRQMKLSETSIAERGNRFKLQTYHPANLPSSTSTYKPTKERKKELACDVFVYPQCYSLWSVLNRVLSLCILVLMMDVMCCKSVGTDLSMLDIDDFITEISQLKKEVALLETKLRLRGDEGLKREDSELSLTLLCYTESKHTDAQDTTVCDSNQDLQDDESTDQTSTESLDSVCNAGEQQQILQNKLNMCSVKLIDFRNLMMETGRETKAEEDHTDDDEDNHDDEDEEENYDNADDDFIPSYEKSDSCSEGEITSSTSKERRTAQSFSCTTCGKTLSSQGHLKRHERKHTKQKLYTCRRCKISFTTLQEKKLHSEEHREKKLHCDKSDEKSFHCTECDKYFSTKGNLDAHKTIHTGEKPYECPRCEMRFRLKPHLKKHMRIHTNERPYQCSECGKTFRQLFSLKSHQKIHSEEKLHQCSHCDKRFRHKGQLIVHERVHTGEKPYLCSHCGKSFSSPTSFSVHQRVHTGEKPYHCNLCRKSFNRQFNFVMHQRTHTGERLYKCSQCEKTFARPDVLRTHERVHTGEKPYVCSICGEKFAYLGSFYTHKKKHTEEQTTLQSS; this comes from the exons atgatggatgtgatgtgctgtaaatcagtaggaactgatctgtccatgctggatattgatgatttcatcacagaaatctctcagctgaagaaagaggtggcgttactggagacaaagctgaggttaagaggagatgaaggactgaagagagag GACTCCGAGCTCAGTCTGactttactctgttatactgagtcaaagcacacagacgctcaggacactacagtgtgtgacagtaatcaGGACTTACAGGATGATGAATCtactgatcaaacctccacagagtctctggattctgtctgtaacgctggagaacagcagcagagactcgagatgtgttcagtcaaactcATCGACTGCAAGAACCTCATGATGGAGACGGGAAGAGAAAccacagaagaggaagatcacactgatgatgatgaagacaaTCATGACGATGAAGATGAGGAGGAGAATTATGATAACgctgatgatgattttattcctTCAG ATGCGAAAAGTGATTCATGTTCTGAGGGAGAAAtaacgtcctcaacatcaaaagagcgacGGACAGCACAATCTTTTTCCTGCACcacctgtggaaagacattGAGCTCACAGGGACATTTAaagagacatgagagaaaacacacagaacagaaattCTTCACCTGCAGGAGATGtaagatcagctttactaccttacaagagaagaaacttcattcagaagagcacagagagaagaagaagttacactgtcagaaaagtGATGAAAAGTCTTTccactgcactgaatgtggcaAATATTTCAGTACCAAAGCAAATCTTGATgttcatcagagaattcacacaggagaaaaaccatACGAGTGTCCTCAATGTAAAAAGAGATTTAGATACAAACCTTATCTGAAGAAACACATGCGTAtacacaccaatgagagaccgtatcagtgcagtgaATGTGGAAAAACCTTTACGCAGCTATATTCTCTACAGTCACATCAAAAAATACACAGTGAGGAGAAACTTCATCaatgttcacactgtgataaacGTTTTCGTCATAAAGGTCAGTTGATCGTCcatgagagagttcatactggagagaaaccttatctcTGTTATCAGTGTGGTAAGAGCTTCTCTAATCCATCTCATTTCAGTGTTCAtaagagagttcacactggagagaaaccttatcactgtaatgtctgtgggaagagttttaatgTACAACCACACTTCGCAAAGCACCggagaattcatacaggagaAAGActttacaaatgctctcagtgtgagaagacgtttGCTCGATCAGATGTCCTGAAGACgcatgagagagttcacactggagagaaaccttatcactgcttgatctgtggagagagatttGCTTATTTAGGAAGCTTTCATAGTCACAAGAAGAAACATACTGAAGGACAACCTACACTGAAATCATCATA tgccaaAGCTACAAGTACCTGGTGGCTTAAGGATCATGGTATCCCTGAGGAGCTGGACACGCAGCGCCAGATGAAGCTCAGTGAAACCTCTATTGCAG AAAGAGGAAACCGGTTTAAACTTCAGACTTATCACCCAGCTAATTTGCCATCCAGCACA TCCACATATAAacccactaaagaaagaaagaaagagctcgcttgtgatgtgtttgtgtatcctcagtGTTATTCTCTCTGGAGTGTTTTAAACAGAGttttgtctctgtgtattttagtgttgatgatggatgtgatgtgctgtaaatcagtaggaactgatctgtccatgctggatattgatgatttcatcacagaaatctctcagctgaagaaagaggtggcgttactggagacaaagctgaggttaagaggagatgaaggactgaagagagag GACTCCGAGCTCAGTCTGactttactctgttatactgagtcaaagcacacagacgctcaggacactacagtgtgtgacagtaatcaGGACTTACAGGATGATGAATCtactgatcaaacctccacagagtctctggattctgtctgtaacgctggagaacagcagcagatcctgcagaacaaactcaacatgtgttcagtcaaactcATCGACTTCAGGAACCTCATGATGGAGACGGGAAGAGAAACCAAAGCAGAGGAAGATCAcactgatgatgatgaagacaaTCATGACGATGAAGATGAGGAGGAGAATTATGACAACgctgatgatgattttattcctTCGT ATGAGAAAAGTGATTCATGTTCTGAGGGAGAAAtaacgtcctcaacatcaaaagagcgacGGACAGCACAATCTTTTTCCTGCACcacctgtggaaagacattGAGCTCACAGGGACATTTAaagagacatgagagaaaacacacaaaacagaaACTCTATACCTGCAGGAGATGtaagatcagctttactaccttacaagagaagaaacttcattcagaagagCACAGAGAGAAGAAGTTACACTGTGACAAAAGTGATGAAAAGTCTTTCCACTGCACTGAATGTGACAAATATTTCAGTACCAAAGGAAATCTTGATGCTCATAAGACaattcacacaggagaaaaaccatACGAGTGTCCTCGCTGTGAGATGAGATTCAGACTCAAACCTCATCTGAAGAAACACATGCGTAtacacaccaatgagagaccgtatcagtgcagtgaATGTGGAAAAACCTTTAGGCAGCTATTTTCTCTAAAGTCACATCAAAAAATACACAGTGAGGAGAAACTCCATCaatgttcacactgtgataaacGTTTTCGTCATAAAGGTCAGTTGATCGTCCATgaaagagttcatactggagagaaaccttatctcTGTTCTCACTGTGGTAAGAGCTTTTCCAGTCCAACTTCTTTCAgtgttcatcagagagttcacactggagagaaaccttatcactgtaatCTTTGTAGGAAGAGTTTTAATCGGCAGTTTAACTTTGTAATgcaccagagaactcatacaggagAAAGActttacaaatgctctcagtgtgagaagactTTTGCTCGACCAGATGTCCTGAGAAcccatgagagagttcacactggagagaaaccttacgtctgctcgaTCTGTGGAGAGAAATTTGCTTATTTAGGAAGTTTTTATACTCACAAGAAGAAACATACTGAAGAACAAACTACACTGCAATCTTCAtaa
- the LOC129445319 gene encoding uncharacterized protein, which produces MMDVMCCKSGTDQDLQDDESTDQTSTESLDSVCNAGEQQQILQTKLNMCSVKLIDCTNLMMKIKTEPTEIKTEPTEIKTEPTEIKTEPTEIKTEPTEIKTEPTEIKTEPTEIKTELTEVKTEPIEEEDHTDDDNDDFIPSDEKIDSCCNGEIQSSTSKKGWTAQTFPCTTGGETLSSQRHLEKYERKHTKQELCTRSEISFTTLQEKKLHSEDHKETKKQFHCQQCGKDFVVLYQLKRHMRTHTDEKSFHCTECGHYFSTKGHLVAHQRIHTGEKPYECPHCETRFSQKHQLKAHVLLHTNERPYLCSECGKTFRHSGSLKKHQNTHSEEKLFQCSHCDKHFSFKSSLKVHERVHTGEKPHHCNVCEKSFNQRDDLVRHQRTHTGEKPYKCSQCEKTFTQSSHLKVHERLHTGEKPYVCSICGKTFLKQASFRLHQRVHTGEKPHDRSISGKSFSHLSHERVHTGEKPHHCNVCGKSFNQHYSLVLHQRIHTGEKPYKCSHCEKTFARSWNLKLHERVHAGKKPYVCSQCGKSFTNQISFSYHERVHTGDKQTLRLLSICREIR; this is translated from the exons atgatggatgtgatgtgctgtaaatcaggaACTGATCAGGACTTACAGGATGATGAATCtactgatcaaacctccacagagtctctggattctgtctgtaacgctggagaacagcagcagatcctgcagaccaaactcaacatgtgttcagtcaaactcatcgactgcacgaacctcatgatgaagatcaaaactgaacctacagaaataaaaactgaacccacagaaataaaaactgaacctacagaaataaaaactgaacctacagaaataaaaactgaacctacagaaataaaaactgaacctacagaaataaaaactgaacctacagaaataaaaactgaactgACAGAAGTAAAAACTGAACCTATAGAAGAGGAAGATCACActgatgatgataatgatgattTTATTCCTTCAG aTGAGAAAATTGATTCATGTTGTAATGGTGAAATACAGTCCTCAACATCAAAAAAAGGATGGACAGCACAAACTTTTCCTTGCACAACCGGTGGAGAGACATTgagctcacagagacatttagagaaatatgagagaaaacacacaaaacaagaactgtgcaccagatctgagatcagctttactaccttacaagagaagaaacttcattcagaagatCACAAAGAGACGAAGAAGCAGTTTCACTGTCAGCAGTGTGGGAAGGATTTTGTTGTCTTATATCAGCTGAAACgtcacatgaggacacacacTGATGAAAAGTCTTTccactgcactgaatgtggccATTACTTCAGCACAAAAGGACATCTTGTTGctcatcagagaattcacacaggagaaaaaccatacgagtgtcctcactgtgagacGAGATTCTCACAAAAACATCAACTGAAGGCACATGTGCTTTtacacaccaatgagagaccgTATCTGTGCAGTGAGTGTGGGAAAACCTTTAGGCATTCaggttcattaaaaaaacaccagAATACTCACTCTGAAGAGAAACTCTTTCaatgttcacactgtgataaacattttagttttaaatcTAGTCTTAAAgtccatgagagagttcacactggagagaaacctcatcactgtaatgtttgtgagAAGAGTTTTAATCAACGTGATGATTTAGTGAGACatcagagaactcatacaggtgaaaaaccttacaaatgctctcagtgtgagaagacgtttACTCAGTCAAGTCACTTAAAAGTACACGAGAgacttcatactggagagaaaccttacgtctgctccaTCTGCGGGAAGACCTTCCTTAAACAAGCTTCTTTCAGACTTCATcaaagagttcacactggagagaaacctcatgaCCGCTCGATCAGTGGAAAGAGCTTCTCACATTTATCTCATGAGAgggttcacactggagagaaacctcatcactgtaatgtttgtgggaagagttttaatcAACATTACAGTTTAGTATTACATCaaagaattcatacaggtgaaaaaccttacaaatgctctcattgTGAGAAGACGTTTGCTCGATCATGGAACTTAAAACTCCATGAGAGAGTTCACGCTGGaaagaaaccttacgtctgttCTCAGTGTGGAAAAAGCTTCACTAATCAAATTTCTTTCAGCTAtcatgagagagttcacactggagacaaacaaaccttacgtctgctctcaaTCTGTAGAGAAATTCGCTAA